The Mercenaria mercenaria strain notata chromosome 8, MADL_Memer_1, whole genome shotgun sequence genome has a segment encoding these proteins:
- the LOC123523116 gene encoding zinc transporter ZIP1-like codes for MKVSVVKVLVLCALFVMTFLLGILPIILEKIFRKKADTESHKSKYKTILSCLSCFAAGVFLGTGVLDLLPSVRVDIGTTLNSLEVFTSFPVAEFVMMFGLFVILIVEQIVLTIKEKHADELSVRTPLLPSKDVTRSYSHSVTSEQSVIGGISDEPFTSSFPGVGTRRHCDSCEERVSRSNSVIEEDENHHHDEDDILPEHEHSSLRSILLLTALSLHSIFEGLAVGLQNKADDVIGIFAALVIHKSILSFCLGMNLIQSKLSHVGMIRSIVFFSLTAPIGIGVGIGIIDLWDSKSSLLVQGILTGIACGTFLYVTFFEVLPSEFNTHEHRLLKVLFLILGFATVSGVLFLHKEDGPTCFVLPPAAGKD; via the coding sequence ATGAAAGTTTCTGTTGTCAAGGTTCTTGTGTTATGTGCACTCTTTGTGATGACATTCCTTCTTGGAATATTACCAATAATTCTTGAgaaaatttttagaaagaaagCTGACACAGAAAGTCATAAGTCAAAATATAAAACTATCCTTAGTTGCCTAAGTTGTTTCGCTGCCGGTGTATTTTTAGGAACAGGTGTTTTAGACTTGTTGCCATCAGTCAGAGTGGATATCGGAACAACATTAAACAGTTTAGAGGTTTTTACATCATTCCCAGTGGCTGAATTTGTAATGATGTTTggattatttgttattttaattgTTGAACAGATTGTGTTGACGATCAAAGAAAAACATGCAGATGAATTATCAGTAAGAACACCACTTTTACCATCGAAAGACGTTACAAGGTCATATTCACATTCTGTAACTAGTGAACAGTCAGTGATTGGTGGTATAAGTGACGAACCATTTACATCCAGTTTTCCTGGAGTAGGAACCAGACGCCACTGTGATAGTTGTGAAGAGAGAGTAAGCCGTTCAAACTCTGTTATTGAAGAAGATGAAAATCATCATCATGACGAAGATGACATTTTACCAGAGCATGAACATTCCTCATTAAGATCTATATTGTTACTAACTGCATTATCCTTGCACTCAATATTCGAAGGATTAGCTGTTGGGCTGCAAAACAAGGCTGATGATGTTATAGGAATCTTTGCTGCGCTTGTGATACATAAATCTATTTTAAGCTTTTGCCTAGGTATGAATCTCATTCAGAGTAAACTTTCTCATGTTGGAATGATACGCTCAATTGTTTTCTTTTCACTAACAGCACCTATTGGTATAGGCGTAGGAATCGGCATTATAGACTTGTGGGATTCAAAATCTTCGCTGCTTGTACAAGGAATTCTCACTGGCATTGCCTGTGGAACATTCCTATATGTGACCTTCTTTGAAGTCTTACCCTCTGAGTTTAATACTCATGAACATCGATTgctgaaagttttgtttttaatacttGGGTTTGCAACTGTCAGTGGTGTATTATTTCTCCATAAAGAGGATGGACCCACTTGTTTCGTTTTACCACCCGCTGCTGGTAAAGACTAA